The Gadus macrocephalus chromosome 20, ASM3116895v1 genome includes a region encoding these proteins:
- the pde1a gene encoding dual specificity calcium/calmodulin-dependent 3',5'-cyclic nucleotide phosphodiesterase 1A isoform X1, translated as MDEEEPSASRQNQPDSMWIHLKGMHKFKSTSQRLRGVLTQMDEGLVDLAELRRNLELAASVLEAVYVDESRRLLDTEDELSELQAESVPSEVRYWLASTFSRKLGVARRRPEEKPRFRSIVHAVQAGIFVERIYRRTSNMAGLTYPPAALASLKEIDKWSFDVFVFQEATGEHALKFLTYDLLTRYDLINRYRIPLGALVQYVEALEAGYSRNRNPYHNLTHAADVLQTAHYLMLHTGVMHWLSELEILAMVFAAAIHDFEHTGTTNNFHIQTRSEVALLYNDRSVLENHHVSAAYRLMAEDEMNIFTNLNKEDWRELRALVIEMVMSTDMSCHFQQIKTIRNHLPQSHETSVCLLSPRMDKVKVLSLMLHAADISHPAKTWCLHHTWTHHLMEEFFRQGDREVQLGLPFSPLCDRKATMIGQSQIGFIDFIVEPTFSILIDATEKVMLPLIDEERLARESGLRRSSLTGSGSVTVDSVQRHSSSRHGNSEDGQTDFSLAAVDLPSLRRRLAGLISSNKERWKELSSQETVKKEPKSSPGHGELSGDPPGPEEVSSPSPDGQNRPPSHPAPPLEKTTLNGEGPEADVIGDA; from the exons GCTCCGGGGGGTGCTGACCCAGATGGATGAGGGGCTGGTGGACCTGGCGGAGCTCAGAAGGAACCTGGAGCTGGCTGCTTCTGTCCTGGAGGCGGTGTACGTCGATGAGAGCAG ACGTCTGCTGGATACTGAGGATGAGCTCAGTGAGCTGCAGGCGGAGTCGGTGCCAAGCGAGGTCCGCTATTGGCTGGCGTCGACCTTCAGCAGGAAACTGGGCGTGGCCCGGCGCCGGCCGGAGGAAAAGCCCCGGTTCAGGAGCATCGTCCACGCCGTGCAGGCCGGCATCTTCGTGGAGAG gATCTACAGGCGTACATCCAACATGGCCGGTCTCACCTACCCTCCAGCCGCTCTCGCCTCTCTCAAG GAAATAGACAAGTGGTCCTTTGATGTCTTCGTGTTCCAAGAGGCGACCGGAGAACACGCACTCAAGTTCCTGACCTACGACCTCCTGACCCGATATGACCTTATCAACAGATAcagg ATCCCGCTAGGTGCTCTGGTTCAGTATGTGGAAGCTCTGGAGGCCGGCTACAGCAGGAACAGGAACCCCTACCACAACCTGACCCACGCTGCTGACGTCCTACAGACCGCACACTACCTGATGCTGCACACTGGAGTCATG cattgGCTCAGTGAACTGGAGATCCTAGCGATGGTCTTCGCTGCAGCAATCCATGACTTTGAACACACCGGGACCACCAACAACTTCCACATACAGACCAG gtcaGAGGTGGCCCTCCTGTACAACGACCGCTCGGTGCTGGAGAACCACCACGTGAGCGCCGCCTACAGGCTGATGGCAGAGGACGAGATGAACATCTTCACCAACCTCAACAAGGAGGACTGGAG ggaGCTGAGGGCTCTGGTCATAGAGATGGTGATGTCCACTGACATGTCCTGCCACTTCCAGCAGATCAAGACCATCAGAAACCACCTCCCCCAGAGCCACGA gacatctgtctgtctgctgtctccCAGGATGGACAAGGTGAAGGTGTTGTCTCTGATGCTCCACGCGGCAGACATCAGTCATCCAGCAAAGACCTGGTGTCTGCACCACACCTGGACCCACCACCTGATGGAGGAGTTCTTcagacag GGGGATAGAGAGGTGCAGTTGGGACTTCCTTTCTCGCCGCTATGCGACCGGAAAGCCACCATGATCGGCCAATCACAGATAG gtttcaTAGACTTCATCGTGGAGCCTACCTTCAGCATCCTTATAGACGCCACCGAGAAGGTGATGCTGCCGCTGATAGACGAGGAGAGACTGGCCAGGGAGAGCGGACTCAGGAGGTCCAG TTTAACAGGAAGTGGATCGGTTACCGTGGATTCAGTCCAGCGGCACAGCAGTAGTCGTCATGGAAATAGtgaggacggacagacagacttcTCCCTGGCCGCCGTGGACCTGCCGTCCCTGCGTCGGCGCCTGGCCGGCCTCATCAGCAGCAACAAGGAGCGCTGGAAGGAGCTGTCCTCCCAAG AAACAGTGAAAAAGGAACCAAAGAGTTCTCCTGGGCATGGAGAACTCTCTGGTGACCCCCCAGGCCCAGAGGAGGTCTCCTCCCCCAGCCCTGATGGACAGAACCGCCCCCCCTCACATCCTGCCCCCCCACTGGAGAAGACTACGTTGAACG GGGAGGGGCCTGAGGCGGATGTTATTGGGGATGCCTGA
- the pde1a gene encoding dual specificity calcium/calmodulin-dependent 3',5'-cyclic nucleotide phosphodiesterase 1A isoform X2 produces MDEEEPSASRQNQPDSMWIHLKGMHKFKSTSQRLRGVLTQMDEGLVDLAELRRNLELAASVLEAVYVDESRRLLDTEDELSELQAESVPSEVRYWLASTFSRKLGVARRRPEEKPRFRSIVHAVQAGIFVERIYRRTSNMAGLTYPPAALASLKEIDKWSFDVFVFQEATGEHALKFLTYDLLTRYDLINRYRIPLGALVQYVEALEAGYSRNRNPYHNLTHAADVLQTAHYLMLHTGVMHWLSELEILAMVFAAAIHDFEHTGTTNNFHIQTRSEVALLYNDRSVLENHHVSAAYRLMAEDEMNIFTNLNKEDWRELRALVIEMVMSTDMSCHFQQIKTIRNHLPQSHEMDKVKVLSLMLHAADISHPAKTWCLHHTWTHHLMEEFFRQGDREVQLGLPFSPLCDRKATMIGQSQIGFIDFIVEPTFSILIDATEKVMLPLIDEERLARESGLRRSSLTGSGSVTVDSVQRHSSSRHGNSEDGQTDFSLAAVDLPSLRRRLAGLISSNKERWKELSSQETVKKEPKSSPGHGELSGDPPGPEEVSSPSPDGQNRPPSHPAPPLEKTTLNGEGPEADVIGDA; encoded by the exons GCTCCGGGGGGTGCTGACCCAGATGGATGAGGGGCTGGTGGACCTGGCGGAGCTCAGAAGGAACCTGGAGCTGGCTGCTTCTGTCCTGGAGGCGGTGTACGTCGATGAGAGCAG ACGTCTGCTGGATACTGAGGATGAGCTCAGTGAGCTGCAGGCGGAGTCGGTGCCAAGCGAGGTCCGCTATTGGCTGGCGTCGACCTTCAGCAGGAAACTGGGCGTGGCCCGGCGCCGGCCGGAGGAAAAGCCCCGGTTCAGGAGCATCGTCCACGCCGTGCAGGCCGGCATCTTCGTGGAGAG gATCTACAGGCGTACATCCAACATGGCCGGTCTCACCTACCCTCCAGCCGCTCTCGCCTCTCTCAAG GAAATAGACAAGTGGTCCTTTGATGTCTTCGTGTTCCAAGAGGCGACCGGAGAACACGCACTCAAGTTCCTGACCTACGACCTCCTGACCCGATATGACCTTATCAACAGATAcagg ATCCCGCTAGGTGCTCTGGTTCAGTATGTGGAAGCTCTGGAGGCCGGCTACAGCAGGAACAGGAACCCCTACCACAACCTGACCCACGCTGCTGACGTCCTACAGACCGCACACTACCTGATGCTGCACACTGGAGTCATG cattgGCTCAGTGAACTGGAGATCCTAGCGATGGTCTTCGCTGCAGCAATCCATGACTTTGAACACACCGGGACCACCAACAACTTCCACATACAGACCAG gtcaGAGGTGGCCCTCCTGTACAACGACCGCTCGGTGCTGGAGAACCACCACGTGAGCGCCGCCTACAGGCTGATGGCAGAGGACGAGATGAACATCTTCACCAACCTCAACAAGGAGGACTGGAG ggaGCTGAGGGCTCTGGTCATAGAGATGGTGATGTCCACTGACATGTCCTGCCACTTCCAGCAGATCAAGACCATCAGAAACCACCTCCCCCAGAGCCACGA GATGGACAAGGTGAAGGTGTTGTCTCTGATGCTCCACGCGGCAGACATCAGTCATCCAGCAAAGACCTGGTGTCTGCACCACACCTGGACCCACCACCTGATGGAGGAGTTCTTcagacag GGGGATAGAGAGGTGCAGTTGGGACTTCCTTTCTCGCCGCTATGCGACCGGAAAGCCACCATGATCGGCCAATCACAGATAG gtttcaTAGACTTCATCGTGGAGCCTACCTTCAGCATCCTTATAGACGCCACCGAGAAGGTGATGCTGCCGCTGATAGACGAGGAGAGACTGGCCAGGGAGAGCGGACTCAGGAGGTCCAG TTTAACAGGAAGTGGATCGGTTACCGTGGATTCAGTCCAGCGGCACAGCAGTAGTCGTCATGGAAATAGtgaggacggacagacagacttcTCCCTGGCCGCCGTGGACCTGCCGTCCCTGCGTCGGCGCCTGGCCGGCCTCATCAGCAGCAACAAGGAGCGCTGGAAGGAGCTGTCCTCCCAAG AAACAGTGAAAAAGGAACCAAAGAGTTCTCCTGGGCATGGAGAACTCTCTGGTGACCCCCCAGGCCCAGAGGAGGTCTCCTCCCCCAGCCCTGATGGACAGAACCGCCCCCCCTCACATCCTGCCCCCCCACTGGAGAAGACTACGTTGAACG GGGAGGGGCCTGAGGCGGATGTTATTGGGGATGCCTGA